The following coding sequences are from one Capsicum annuum cultivar UCD-10X-F1 chromosome 3, UCD10Xv1.1, whole genome shotgun sequence window:
- the LOC107863656 gene encoding pirin-like protein At1g50590 isoform X1: MPPRCVVKKFLARPQHEGLGAVVRRSIGRFELRYFDPFLVLDEFSVSAPAGFPDHPHRGFETVTYMLQGAMTHEDFEGHKGTIEAGDFQWMTAGRGIVHSEMPAAEGTQKGLQLWINLSSKHKLIQPRYQEIPSEDIAEVAKDGIKVRIIAGESLGAKSPIYTRTPTMYLDFTLKPGSHLQQPIPKSYNAFVYVLEGEGIFGPHESASVSAHNLLLLSGSGDGLEAWNKSTKPLRFILVGGEPLGEPVAQLGPFVMNTQQEIDQTVEDFDNYTNGFEKAKHWRSQARIGLDY; this comes from the exons ATGCCGCCCCGTTGTGTCGTCAAGAAATTTCTGGCAAGGCCTCAGCATGAAGGACTTGGTGCTGTTGTTCGAAGAAGCATTGGAAG gttTGAGTTGAGATACTTTGATCCTTttcttgttttggatgaattctCAGTTTCTGCTCCTGCTGGTTTTCCTGATCATCCACATAGAG GTTTTGAAACGGTCACCTACATGTTGCag GGAGCTATGACGCATGAAGATTTTGAAGGTCATAAAGGTACCATTGAAGCTGGTGATTTTCAATGGATGACTGCTGGCAGAGGAATAGTTCATTCTGAAATGCCTGCTGCTGAGGGAACTCAAAAGGGTTTGCAATTGTGGATTAACCTCTCCTCAAAACATAAACT GATACAACCGCGATACCAAGAGATACCAAGCGAGGACATAGCAGAAGTAGCCAAAGATGGGATCAAAGTGAGAATAATAGCAGGAGAATCACTAGGAGCAAAATCACCAATATACACAAGAACTCCAACAATGTATTTGGATTTCACTCTAAAGCCAGGATCCCATCTTCAACAGCCAATTCCAAAATCATACAATGCATTTGTGTATGTCTTGGAAGGtgagggcatttttgggccacaTGAATCAGCATCAGTATCAGCACATAATTTACTCCTATTGAGTGGCTCTGGTGATGGACTTGAGGCATGGAACAAATCAACAAAGCCATTAAGGTTCATATTAGTGGGTGGTGAACCATTGGGTGAACCAGTAGCACAATTGGGGCCATTTGTGATGAATACTCAACAAGAAATTGACCAAactgttgaagattttgacaatTACACTAATGGTTTTGAAAAAGCCAAGCATTGGAGGTCTCAAGCAAGAATTGGCCTTGATTATTAG
- the LOC107863656 gene encoding pirin-like protein isoform X2, with the protein MLIKQAKCNYFFWQGAMTHEDFEGHKGTIEAGDFQWMTAGRGIVHSEMPAAEGTQKGLQLWINLSSKHKLIQPRYQEIPSEDIAEVAKDGIKVRIIAGESLGAKSPIYTRTPTMYLDFTLKPGSHLQQPIPKSYNAFVYVLEGEGIFGPHESASVSAHNLLLLSGSGDGLEAWNKSTKPLRFILVGGEPLGEPVAQLGPFVMNTQQEIDQTVEDFDNYTNGFEKAKHWRSQARIGLDY; encoded by the exons ATGCTGATCAAACAAGCAAAGTGCAACTATTTCTTTTGGCAG GGAGCTATGACGCATGAAGATTTTGAAGGTCATAAAGGTACCATTGAAGCTGGTGATTTTCAATGGATGACTGCTGGCAGAGGAATAGTTCATTCTGAAATGCCTGCTGCTGAGGGAACTCAAAAGGGTTTGCAATTGTGGATTAACCTCTCCTCAAAACATAAACT GATACAACCGCGATACCAAGAGATACCAAGCGAGGACATAGCAGAAGTAGCCAAAGATGGGATCAAAGTGAGAATAATAGCAGGAGAATCACTAGGAGCAAAATCACCAATATACACAAGAACTCCAACAATGTATTTGGATTTCACTCTAAAGCCAGGATCCCATCTTCAACAGCCAATTCCAAAATCATACAATGCATTTGTGTATGTCTTGGAAGGtgagggcatttttgggccacaTGAATCAGCATCAGTATCAGCACATAATTTACTCCTATTGAGTGGCTCTGGTGATGGACTTGAGGCATGGAACAAATCAACAAAGCCATTAAGGTTCATATTAGTGGGTGGTGAACCATTGGGTGAACCAGTAGCACAATTGGGGCCATTTGTGATGAATACTCAACAAGAAATTGACCAAactgttgaagattttgacaatTACACTAATGGTTTTGAAAAAGCCAAGCATTGGAGGTCTCAAGCAAGAATTGGCCTTGATTATTAG